In a genomic window of Erinaceus europaeus chromosome 12, mEriEur2.1, whole genome shotgun sequence:
- the NUP85 gene encoding nuclear pore complex protein Nup85 isoform X2, whose protein sequence is MEELDGEPTVTLIPGVNSKNKQMCFDWGPGEMLVCETSFKKGKSELVPGCPFIHIIRKDVDVYSQILRKLFNESHGIFVGLQRIEEELTGKSRKAQLVRVSKNYRSVIRACMEEMHQAAIAAKDASSSRQLSSQVSILSAMELIWNLCEILFIEVAPAGPLLLHLLDWVRLHICEVDSLLADVLGSENPSKHESFWKLVTILVLQGRLDEARQMLSKEADANPTSAGMCRILGDLMRTMPVLSPGNTQTLTELELKWQHWHEECERHLQDSTFASSPHLESLCKIMLGDEAALLEQKEHLNNWYHFLVTRLLYSHPTVKPTDLHFYAQSSLDLFLGGESSPEPLDNILMAAFEFDIHQVIKECSIALSNWWFVAHLTDLLDHCKLLQSHNLYFGSNMREFLLLEYASGLFAHHSLWQLGVDYFDYCPELGRVSLELHIERIPLSTEWKALKVLRICEQRQMTEQVRSVCKILAMKAVRNNRLGSALSWSIRAKDAAFATLVSDRFLRDYCEHGCFSDLDLIDNLGPAMMLSDRLTFLGKYREFHRLYGEKRFVDASFLLLSLMTSQIAPRSFWMTLLTDALPLLEQKQGVLWKSSAHKRIHLT, encoded by the exons ATGGAGGAGCTGGACGGAGAGCCGACGGTCACG TTGATTCCGGGAGTGAATTCCAAGAATAAGCAAATGTGTTTCGACTGGGGCCCAGGAGAGATGCTAGTCTGTGAAACATCCTTCAAAAAAg GAAAGTCAGAGCTGGTGCCAGGCTGCCCCTTTATCCACATCATCCGGAAGGATGTAGATGTTTACTCTCAAATCTTGAGAAAGCTCTTCAATGAATCCCATGGAATTTTTGTGGGCCTCCAGAGAATTGAAGAAGAATTGACTGGAAAATCCAGAAAAGCTCA GTTGGTTCGAGTGAGTAAAAACTACCGATCAGTCATCAGAGCGTGTATGGAGGAGATGCACCAAGCTGCAA ttgCTGCTAAAGATGCGTCCAGCAGTCGCCAGCTCAGCAGCCAG GTCTCTATTTTGTCAGCAATGGAGCTCATTTGGAACCTTTGTGAGATTCTTTTTATTGAAGTAGCCCCAG CTGGCCCTCTTCTGCTTCACCTTCTTGACTGGGTTCGACTTCACATATGTGAGGTAGACAGCTTACTGGCAGACGTGCTGGGCAGTGAGAATCCAAGCAAACATGAAAGTTTCTGGAAATTG GTGACCATCTTGGTGCTGCAGGGCCGGCTGGACGAGGCCAGGCAGATGCTCTCCAAGGAAGCTGATGCCAACCCCACTTCCGCAGGCATGTGCCGAATCCTGGGGGACCTGATGAGGACTATGCCGGTTCTCAGT CCTGGCAACACTCAGACGTTAACGGAGCTGGAGCTGAAGTGGCAACACTGGCATGAGGAATGTGAGCGGCACCTCCAGGACAGCACTTTCGCTTCTAGCCCTCACCTGGAATCTCTCTGCAAG ATTATGCTGGGAGATGAAGCTGCCCTGCTGGAGCAGAAGGAGCATCTGAATAACTGGTATCACTTCCTAGTCACCCGACTCCTGTACTCTCACCCCACAGTAAAGCCCACAGACCTTCACTTCTATGCTCAG TCTAGCCTTGACCTCTTTCTGGGAGGGGAGAGCAGCCCAGAACCCCTGGACAACATCTTGATGGCAGCTTTTGAGTTCGACATCCATCAAGTGATCAAGGAGTGCAG CATCGCCCTAAGCAACTGGTGGTTTGTGGCCCATCTGACAGACCTGCTGGATCACTGCAAACTCCTTCAGTCTCATAACCTCTA TTTTGGATCAAATATGAGAGAGTTCCTCCTGCTGGAATATGCCTCGGGACTGTTTGCTCATCACAG CCTGTGGCAACTGGGGGTGGATTACTTTGACTACTGTCCAGAATTGGGCCGAGTTTCCTTGGAGCTACACATTGAGCGGATCCCTCTAAGCACCGAGTGGAAGGCTCTCAAGGTGTTGCGGATTTGTGAGCAGCGGCAGATGACTGAGCAAG TTCGAAGCGTCTGTAAGATCTTAGCCATGAAAGCTGTCCGAAACAATCGCCTGGGCTCAGCACTCTCTTGGAGCATCAGAGCCAAAGATGCTGCCTTCGCCACGCTGGTGTCTGACAG GTTCCTCAGGGATTACTGTGAGCATGGCTGCTTTTCTGACTTGGATCTCATTGACAACCTGGGACCAGCCATGATGCTCAGTGACCGACTGACATTCCTGG GAAAGTACCGTGAATTCCACCGATTATACGGGGAGAAGCGTTTTGTTGATGCTTCTTTTCTTCTGCTGTCACTGATGACTTCTCAGATTGCCCCACGGTCTTTCTGGATGACACTACTAACAGATGCCCTGCCCCTTCTGGAACAGAAACAG GGCGTACTCTGGAAATCCAGTGCCCACAAGAGAATCCACTTAACTTGA
- the NUP85 gene encoding nuclear pore complex protein Nup85 isoform X3, whose amino-acid sequence MEELDGEPTVTLIPGVNSKNKQMCFDWGPGEMLVCETSFKKGKSELVPGCPFIHIIRKDVDVYSQILRKLFNESHGIFVGLQRIEEELTGKSRKAQLVRVSKNYRSVIRACMEEMHQAAIAAKDASSSRQLSSQVTILVLQGRLDEARQMLSKEADANPTSAGMCRILGDLMRTMPVLSPGNTQTLTELELKWQHWHEECERHLQDSTFASSPHLESLCKIMLGDEAALLEQKEHLNNWYHFLVTRLLYSHPTVKPTDLHFYAQSSLDLFLGGESSPEPLDNILMAAFEFDIHQVIKECSIALSNWWFVAHLTDLLDHCKLLQSHNLYFGSNMREFLLLEYASGLFAHHSLWQLGVDYFDYCPELGRVSLELHIERIPLSTEWKALKVLRICEQRQMTEQVRSVCKILAMKAVRNNRLGSALSWSIRAKDAAFATLVSDRFLRDYCEHGCFSDLDLIDNLGPAMMLSDRLTFLGKYREFHRLYGEKRFVDASFLLLSLMTSQIAPRSFWMTLLTDALPLLEQKQVIFSAEQTYELMRCLEDLTSGRPLCGEPDTQQLQDDDIEATKVEMLRLALARNLARAIIKEGSLEGS is encoded by the exons ATGGAGGAGCTGGACGGAGAGCCGACGGTCACG TTGATTCCGGGAGTGAATTCCAAGAATAAGCAAATGTGTTTCGACTGGGGCCCAGGAGAGATGCTAGTCTGTGAAACATCCTTCAAAAAAg GAAAGTCAGAGCTGGTGCCAGGCTGCCCCTTTATCCACATCATCCGGAAGGATGTAGATGTTTACTCTCAAATCTTGAGAAAGCTCTTCAATGAATCCCATGGAATTTTTGTGGGCCTCCAGAGAATTGAAGAAGAATTGACTGGAAAATCCAGAAAAGCTCA GTTGGTTCGAGTGAGTAAAAACTACCGATCAGTCATCAGAGCGTGTATGGAGGAGATGCACCAAGCTGCAA ttgCTGCTAAAGATGCGTCCAGCAGTCGCCAGCTCAGCAGCCAG GTGACCATCTTGGTGCTGCAGGGCCGGCTGGACGAGGCCAGGCAGATGCTCTCCAAGGAAGCTGATGCCAACCCCACTTCCGCAGGCATGTGCCGAATCCTGGGGGACCTGATGAGGACTATGCCGGTTCTCAGT CCTGGCAACACTCAGACGTTAACGGAGCTGGAGCTGAAGTGGCAACACTGGCATGAGGAATGTGAGCGGCACCTCCAGGACAGCACTTTCGCTTCTAGCCCTCACCTGGAATCTCTCTGCAAG ATTATGCTGGGAGATGAAGCTGCCCTGCTGGAGCAGAAGGAGCATCTGAATAACTGGTATCACTTCCTAGTCACCCGACTCCTGTACTCTCACCCCACAGTAAAGCCCACAGACCTTCACTTCTATGCTCAG TCTAGCCTTGACCTCTTTCTGGGAGGGGAGAGCAGCCCAGAACCCCTGGACAACATCTTGATGGCAGCTTTTGAGTTCGACATCCATCAAGTGATCAAGGAGTGCAG CATCGCCCTAAGCAACTGGTGGTTTGTGGCCCATCTGACAGACCTGCTGGATCACTGCAAACTCCTTCAGTCTCATAACCTCTA TTTTGGATCAAATATGAGAGAGTTCCTCCTGCTGGAATATGCCTCGGGACTGTTTGCTCATCACAG CCTGTGGCAACTGGGGGTGGATTACTTTGACTACTGTCCAGAATTGGGCCGAGTTTCCTTGGAGCTACACATTGAGCGGATCCCTCTAAGCACCGAGTGGAAGGCTCTCAAGGTGTTGCGGATTTGTGAGCAGCGGCAGATGACTGAGCAAG TTCGAAGCGTCTGTAAGATCTTAGCCATGAAAGCTGTCCGAAACAATCGCCTGGGCTCAGCACTCTCTTGGAGCATCAGAGCCAAAGATGCTGCCTTCGCCACGCTGGTGTCTGACAG GTTCCTCAGGGATTACTGTGAGCATGGCTGCTTTTCTGACTTGGATCTCATTGACAACCTGGGACCAGCCATGATGCTCAGTGACCGACTGACATTCCTGG GAAAGTACCGTGAATTCCACCGATTATACGGGGAGAAGCGTTTTGTTGATGCTTCTTTTCTTCTGCTGTCACTGATGACTTCTCAGATTGCCCCACGGTCTTTCTGGATGACACTACTAACAGATGCCCTGCCCCTTCTGGAACAGAAACAG GTGATTTTTTCAGCTGAGCAGACTTACGAGCTGATGAGGTGTCTGGAGGACTTGACTTCCGGAAGGCCACTGTGTGGAGAACCTGATACCCAGCAACTCCAG GATGATGACATAGAGGCCACCAAAGTGGAAATGCTGAGACTTGCTCTGGCACGCAATCTTGCTCGGGCAATTATAAAAGAAGGCTCATTGGAAGGTTCCTGA
- the NUP85 gene encoding nuclear pore complex protein Nup85 isoform X1 yields the protein MEELDGEPTVTLIPGVNSKNKQMCFDWGPGEMLVCETSFKKGKSELVPGCPFIHIIRKDVDVYSQILRKLFNESHGIFVGLQRIEEELTGKSRKAQLVRVSKNYRSVIRACMEEMHQAAIAAKDASSSRQLSSQVSILSAMELIWNLCEILFIEVAPAGPLLLHLLDWVRLHICEVDSLLADVLGSENPSKHESFWKLVTILVLQGRLDEARQMLSKEADANPTSAGMCRILGDLMRTMPVLSPGNTQTLTELELKWQHWHEECERHLQDSTFASSPHLESLCKIMLGDEAALLEQKEHLNNWYHFLVTRLLYSHPTVKPTDLHFYAQSSLDLFLGGESSPEPLDNILMAAFEFDIHQVIKECSIALSNWWFVAHLTDLLDHCKLLQSHNLYFGSNMREFLLLEYASGLFAHHSLWQLGVDYFDYCPELGRVSLELHIERIPLSTEWKALKVLRICEQRQMTEQVRSVCKILAMKAVRNNRLGSALSWSIRAKDAAFATLVSDRFLRDYCEHGCFSDLDLIDNLGPAMMLSDRLTFLGKYREFHRLYGEKRFVDASFLLLSLMTSQIAPRSFWMTLLTDALPLLEQKQVIFSAEQTYELMRCLEDLTSGRPLCGEPDTQQLQDDDIEATKVEMLRLALARNLARAIIKEGSLEGS from the exons ATGGAGGAGCTGGACGGAGAGCCGACGGTCACG TTGATTCCGGGAGTGAATTCCAAGAATAAGCAAATGTGTTTCGACTGGGGCCCAGGAGAGATGCTAGTCTGTGAAACATCCTTCAAAAAAg GAAAGTCAGAGCTGGTGCCAGGCTGCCCCTTTATCCACATCATCCGGAAGGATGTAGATGTTTACTCTCAAATCTTGAGAAAGCTCTTCAATGAATCCCATGGAATTTTTGTGGGCCTCCAGAGAATTGAAGAAGAATTGACTGGAAAATCCAGAAAAGCTCA GTTGGTTCGAGTGAGTAAAAACTACCGATCAGTCATCAGAGCGTGTATGGAGGAGATGCACCAAGCTGCAA ttgCTGCTAAAGATGCGTCCAGCAGTCGCCAGCTCAGCAGCCAG GTCTCTATTTTGTCAGCAATGGAGCTCATTTGGAACCTTTGTGAGATTCTTTTTATTGAAGTAGCCCCAG CTGGCCCTCTTCTGCTTCACCTTCTTGACTGGGTTCGACTTCACATATGTGAGGTAGACAGCTTACTGGCAGACGTGCTGGGCAGTGAGAATCCAAGCAAACATGAAAGTTTCTGGAAATTG GTGACCATCTTGGTGCTGCAGGGCCGGCTGGACGAGGCCAGGCAGATGCTCTCCAAGGAAGCTGATGCCAACCCCACTTCCGCAGGCATGTGCCGAATCCTGGGGGACCTGATGAGGACTATGCCGGTTCTCAGT CCTGGCAACACTCAGACGTTAACGGAGCTGGAGCTGAAGTGGCAACACTGGCATGAGGAATGTGAGCGGCACCTCCAGGACAGCACTTTCGCTTCTAGCCCTCACCTGGAATCTCTCTGCAAG ATTATGCTGGGAGATGAAGCTGCCCTGCTGGAGCAGAAGGAGCATCTGAATAACTGGTATCACTTCCTAGTCACCCGACTCCTGTACTCTCACCCCACAGTAAAGCCCACAGACCTTCACTTCTATGCTCAG TCTAGCCTTGACCTCTTTCTGGGAGGGGAGAGCAGCCCAGAACCCCTGGACAACATCTTGATGGCAGCTTTTGAGTTCGACATCCATCAAGTGATCAAGGAGTGCAG CATCGCCCTAAGCAACTGGTGGTTTGTGGCCCATCTGACAGACCTGCTGGATCACTGCAAACTCCTTCAGTCTCATAACCTCTA TTTTGGATCAAATATGAGAGAGTTCCTCCTGCTGGAATATGCCTCGGGACTGTTTGCTCATCACAG CCTGTGGCAACTGGGGGTGGATTACTTTGACTACTGTCCAGAATTGGGCCGAGTTTCCTTGGAGCTACACATTGAGCGGATCCCTCTAAGCACCGAGTGGAAGGCTCTCAAGGTGTTGCGGATTTGTGAGCAGCGGCAGATGACTGAGCAAG TTCGAAGCGTCTGTAAGATCTTAGCCATGAAAGCTGTCCGAAACAATCGCCTGGGCTCAGCACTCTCTTGGAGCATCAGAGCCAAAGATGCTGCCTTCGCCACGCTGGTGTCTGACAG GTTCCTCAGGGATTACTGTGAGCATGGCTGCTTTTCTGACTTGGATCTCATTGACAACCTGGGACCAGCCATGATGCTCAGTGACCGACTGACATTCCTGG GAAAGTACCGTGAATTCCACCGATTATACGGGGAGAAGCGTTTTGTTGATGCTTCTTTTCTTCTGCTGTCACTGATGACTTCTCAGATTGCCCCACGGTCTTTCTGGATGACACTACTAACAGATGCCCTGCCCCTTCTGGAACAGAAACAG GTGATTTTTTCAGCTGAGCAGACTTACGAGCTGATGAGGTGTCTGGAGGACTTGACTTCCGGAAGGCCACTGTGTGGAGAACCTGATACCCAGCAACTCCAG GATGATGACATAGAGGCCACCAAAGTGGAAATGCTGAGACTTGCTCTGGCACGCAATCTTGCTCGGGCAATTATAAAAGAAGGCTCATTGGAAGGTTCCTGA
- the NUP85 gene encoding nuclear pore complex protein Nup85 isoform X4 — protein MEEMHQAAIAAKDASSSRQLSSQVSILSAMELIWNLCEILFIEVAPAGPLLLHLLDWVRLHICEVDSLLADVLGSENPSKHESFWKLVTILVLQGRLDEARQMLSKEADANPTSAGMCRILGDLMRTMPVLSPGNTQTLTELELKWQHWHEECERHLQDSTFASSPHLESLCKIMLGDEAALLEQKEHLNNWYHFLVTRLLYSHPTVKPTDLHFYAQSSLDLFLGGESSPEPLDNILMAAFEFDIHQVIKECSIALSNWWFVAHLTDLLDHCKLLQSHNLYFGSNMREFLLLEYASGLFAHHSLWQLGVDYFDYCPELGRVSLELHIERIPLSTEWKALKVLRICEQRQMTEQVRSVCKILAMKAVRNNRLGSALSWSIRAKDAAFATLVSDRFLRDYCEHGCFSDLDLIDNLGPAMMLSDRLTFLGKYREFHRLYGEKRFVDASFLLLSLMTSQIAPRSFWMTLLTDALPLLEQKQVIFSAEQTYELMRCLEDLTSGRPLCGEPDTQQLQDDDIEATKVEMLRLALARNLARAIIKEGSLEGS, from the exons ATGGAGGAGATGCACCAAGCTGCAA ttgCTGCTAAAGATGCGTCCAGCAGTCGCCAGCTCAGCAGCCAG GTCTCTATTTTGTCAGCAATGGAGCTCATTTGGAACCTTTGTGAGATTCTTTTTATTGAAGTAGCCCCAG CTGGCCCTCTTCTGCTTCACCTTCTTGACTGGGTTCGACTTCACATATGTGAGGTAGACAGCTTACTGGCAGACGTGCTGGGCAGTGAGAATCCAAGCAAACATGAAAGTTTCTGGAAATTG GTGACCATCTTGGTGCTGCAGGGCCGGCTGGACGAGGCCAGGCAGATGCTCTCCAAGGAAGCTGATGCCAACCCCACTTCCGCAGGCATGTGCCGAATCCTGGGGGACCTGATGAGGACTATGCCGGTTCTCAGT CCTGGCAACACTCAGACGTTAACGGAGCTGGAGCTGAAGTGGCAACACTGGCATGAGGAATGTGAGCGGCACCTCCAGGACAGCACTTTCGCTTCTAGCCCTCACCTGGAATCTCTCTGCAAG ATTATGCTGGGAGATGAAGCTGCCCTGCTGGAGCAGAAGGAGCATCTGAATAACTGGTATCACTTCCTAGTCACCCGACTCCTGTACTCTCACCCCACAGTAAAGCCCACAGACCTTCACTTCTATGCTCAG TCTAGCCTTGACCTCTTTCTGGGAGGGGAGAGCAGCCCAGAACCCCTGGACAACATCTTGATGGCAGCTTTTGAGTTCGACATCCATCAAGTGATCAAGGAGTGCAG CATCGCCCTAAGCAACTGGTGGTTTGTGGCCCATCTGACAGACCTGCTGGATCACTGCAAACTCCTTCAGTCTCATAACCTCTA TTTTGGATCAAATATGAGAGAGTTCCTCCTGCTGGAATATGCCTCGGGACTGTTTGCTCATCACAG CCTGTGGCAACTGGGGGTGGATTACTTTGACTACTGTCCAGAATTGGGCCGAGTTTCCTTGGAGCTACACATTGAGCGGATCCCTCTAAGCACCGAGTGGAAGGCTCTCAAGGTGTTGCGGATTTGTGAGCAGCGGCAGATGACTGAGCAAG TTCGAAGCGTCTGTAAGATCTTAGCCATGAAAGCTGTCCGAAACAATCGCCTGGGCTCAGCACTCTCTTGGAGCATCAGAGCCAAAGATGCTGCCTTCGCCACGCTGGTGTCTGACAG GTTCCTCAGGGATTACTGTGAGCATGGCTGCTTTTCTGACTTGGATCTCATTGACAACCTGGGACCAGCCATGATGCTCAGTGACCGACTGACATTCCTGG GAAAGTACCGTGAATTCCACCGATTATACGGGGAGAAGCGTTTTGTTGATGCTTCTTTTCTTCTGCTGTCACTGATGACTTCTCAGATTGCCCCACGGTCTTTCTGGATGACACTACTAACAGATGCCCTGCCCCTTCTGGAACAGAAACAG GTGATTTTTTCAGCTGAGCAGACTTACGAGCTGATGAGGTGTCTGGAGGACTTGACTTCCGGAAGGCCACTGTGTGGAGAACCTGATACCCAGCAACTCCAG GATGATGACATAGAGGCCACCAAAGTGGAAATGCTGAGACTTGCTCTGGCACGCAATCTTGCTCGGGCAATTATAAAAGAAGGCTCATTGGAAGGTTCCTGA